From the Cyanobium sp. M30B3 genome, the window GCTGTGCGGGCCAGCGGCAGCCACGAGCTGGAACTGCGGCTGAAGCGGCCCACCACCGTGCTGCCCGAGCTGCTCAGCACGATCAACCTCACCCCCGTCTCCCCCACCGCCTACCGCGAGCACGCCGACAAGGCCCTGATCGACCGCTTCGTGGGCACGGGCCCCTACCGGCTCACCGCCTTCAGCGACCAGCAGCAGCGGCTGGAGCCCTTCGCCGACTACTGGGGCACCCGCCCGCGCAACAGCGGCATCGACCTGATCAGCCTGGGCAACTCCACCGCCCTGTTCGGCGCCATGGGCAGCGGCGAGGTGGATGTGCTGCTCTCCACCGGCCTGCATGAAGACCACCAGCAGGCCCTGCAGCAGCGGGCCGAGCGGGGAGCCCTGCGCCAGGGGGAGGGGCCGGCCCTGGAGATCGGCTACATCACCCTGCACACCGACCAGCCCCCGTTCAACGACGTCCGGCTGCGCCGGGCCCTGGCCCACAGCCTCGACCGCAGGCGCATCGGCGAGCGGGTGAGCCAGGGGCTGAGGCCGGCCCTGCGCAACCTGGTGCCGCCGGCGGTGAGCGACAGCGGCCAGGACCTCTGGCCCGCCTACGCCCCGGCCACGGCCCGCCAGCTGTTCCGGGAGGCCGGCTACTGCGACGGCCGGCGCCTGGAACTGCCGCTCACCTTCCGCTCCAACATCCCCTCCGACCGCCTGATGGTGCTCACCTGGCAGGCCCAGCTGGCCCGCGATCTCGACGACTGCATCGTGCTGCAGCCCAACGGCATGGAATCCACCACCGTGTACCGCCAGCTGGGCGAGGGGGCCTTTGCCGCCGTGATGCTCGACTGGCGCGGCGCCGTGCCCGACCCGGAGGCCTACCTGTTCCCCCTGATCAGCTGCAGCGAGGCCGAGGGCGGCCGCTGCCTCAAGGGCGAGAGCGCCCTCAGCGGCAGCTTCTGGACCGAACCCGGCCTGCAGCAACAGCTGGTGCGCAGCGAGGGCCTGGCCGGCGACGCGCGGCGCCGGCTGCTGCTGGAGATCGAGCGGCGCACCGCCCGGGCGGCCCCCTACCTGCCGCTCTGGCTGGTCACCCCCCGGGCCTGGGCCCAGGCGGCCCTGGCCACCCCCCAATTCGACGGCAACGGCCGGCTGCTGCTGCAGAACCTGGAGCGCCAGCCATGAGCCGCCGCCGTGCCCTGATCCGCTATCTGGCGGCCCGCCTGGCGCTGGTGCCGGTGATGCTCTGGCTGATCGCCAGCCTGGTGTTCCTGCTGCTGCGGGTGGCGCCGGGCGACCCGGTGGATGCCGTGCTCGGCACCCGGGCCCCGGAGGCCGCCCGGGCCGCCCTGCGCAGCCAGCTGGGCCTCGACCGCAGCCTGCTGGAGCAATACGGCCAGTTTCTCGGCAATCTGCTGCGGGGCAACCTGGGCGAATCGCTCAACAGCCAGGAGCCGGTGGCGCGGATCATCGGCCAGAGCCTGCCGGCCAGCCTGGAGCTGGGCATCACCGCCCTGCTGCTGGCGGCCGTGGTGGGCCTGGCCGTGGGTTTCTCCGGCATCGCCCGACCGGAGGGCAAGCTCGACCTCGCCGGCCGCCTCTACGGCGTGGGCACCTACGCCCTGCCACCGTTCTGGGCAGCGATGCTGGTGCAGCTGGTGTTCGCCGTCTGGCTGGGCTGGCTGCCGGTGGGTGGTCGCTTCCCCCCCACGCTGGTGCCCCCCAGCGGCAGCGGCTTCTACCTGCTCGACAGCCTGCGCCAGGGCCTGGGCGGCGGTGACTGGCAGGCCCTGGCCGGCAGCCTGCGCCACCTCACCCTGCCCGCCTGCACCCTGGCCCTGCTGCTCAGCGGCATCTTCACCAACGCCCTGCGCCTCAACCTGCGCCGGGCCCTGGGCTCCGACTACGTGGAGGCCGCCCGCAGCCGCGGCATCGGCGAGCGCCAGGTGGTGCTGCGCCACGCCCTGCCCAATGCCCTGCTGCCGGTGCTCACGATCACCGGCATCACCGTGGCCTCCCTGATCGGCGGCGCCCTGCTGATCGAGGTCACCTTCTCCTGGCCCGGCATTGCCTTCCGCCTGCAGGAGGCGATCGCCCAGCGCGACTATCCCCTGGTGCAGGGGATCGTGGTGGTGGTGGCCGCCCTGGTGGTGCTGGTCACGGTCACGGTGGACCTGCTGGTGGCGCTGCTCGACCCTCGGGTGCGGTTCTGATCGGCTTCAGGGCGGCGCCGGAGGCCCCCATAGTCCCCTGCCAGCGCCGGGCGGCAGCGGCATCGAGCACATAGGCGCTCACGCCAGCGTGGTCGCGCCGCTGGGCACTGAGCAGGGCCGGCTGGCGGCCGGATTCCAGAAATTCCAGGGTGAGCTGCAGCAGCAGAGCCTGCACCCGCTCCGGCTCCTCGCCCACCAGCTCCCGCCCCAGCTGGAACAGCGGCCGTTCCTCCGCCGAGAGCCGCACGGGCGAGAAATGGCTGGCGCCATCCACCAGCACCAACCGGCTGCCGGGATGGCGGCTGCTCAGGAGCAGGCCGAGCTGCTCCGGCACCGGCGGGGTGATCAGGTCGAGGCTTCCCCCCACCATCAGCACCGGCACAGGCAGGCCGGCCAGGCCGTGCCGGGGCCAGAGCAGGCTGCCGAAGCCATTGAACGTCACCACCCCGCGCAGGGGCGAGCCCTCCAGCTGGGGCACCGCGTCGGTGCCGACCGGCGCTGCCGCCAGGCCCTCCGGAGCGCCATCGCCGGTGATGGTGGGCAGCTGGCACTGCAACAGCCTCGACACATTGGTGAGCGGCAGGGCCACCAGGGCCTGTTCACAGCGCTGGCTCAGGCCGGCCTCCGGCACCAGACCGGTGGCCATCAGGGCCGCCAGGCCGCCCAGGGAATGGCCGATCAGCACCACGCCATCTTCGAGCCTGGAATCGCCCGCCAGGCCCAGGCGCCCCTCGCGCCGGGCAACCAGCACCGCCTGCAGGTCGGCCAGCCGGGCCGGCAGGGACTCCGCCCCGGGGGGCGGGGCCGCCCCCTCCAGGGCGGCCTTCACCGCCGCCTCATCACTGCCGGGATGCTCCACCACCAGCACCGGCCAACCGCGCTCGGCCAGGGCCCCGGCCAGCCAGCTCAGCTGGCTGGAGCTCCCCCCCAGCCCGGGCATGAGCACCAGCAGGGGGCGTTGATCCGCACCCCCCCGGGCCGGCCACAGCTCCAGCGGCAGGGGGGAGACCCGGTGAGCCACCGGCAGCAGCTGCTGCTGGGGTCTGCCCGGCGGCTGTCCCTGGGGCAACAGGGATCGGGAGCGGCGCAGCGGCAGGCCCTGGCGGCGCACGGCCTCCACCGCCAGGGCCTGGTGGCGCAACTGGTCGCGCAGCCTGGCCGCCAGATCGAGCAGGCCATCCACCCGCAGCACCAGGCGCTCGGCGGGCAGGGCGCGCAGCAGATCAAGGCTGGAGACCTCGCTCTGGCGGTCGAACAGCTGCTCCAGGGTGCTCTGCAGCTGGGGCGCCAGGTTCTCGCCATCCACCCCCTGCAGCAACTGGCCCGCCTCGCGCAACAAGGGCTGGCCGGTCCAGCTCTGCAGCAGTTCCCGGCCGAAGCTGCGGTCGAGCAGCAGGGGCGCCCGCAGCAACCGGCTGAGGCCCTGACGGGCCTTGGCATCGAGCAGGTTGAGCCACACCACCTGGCTGCCCCGCTGCTGCTCGGGCTGGCGGCTCCAGGCCTCGAGCTCCCGGAGATCGATCGGGATCTCCAGCCCCTCGATCTGCACCAGCAGTTCGTCGGCAGCCCGTGCCGGGCACCACCAGCCCCAGGGCAGCAGCACCAGCAGACTGGCGCCGAATGCAGTCAGGCAGCGGCGGTTTGACAACGGCAACAGAGGAGATGGCAGGCCACCGGGCGCGGGCACTGGCCTGGTGGCACCAGTTTCCCGCGCCCCTGCGCGAGGTGGCCAGCCTGCGCCTGATCGGATCCATCGGCGCCGGCGCCGTGCTCTACCTCACGCCGCTGGTGTTCCACCAGGAGGCCTTCAGCGCCTCCAGCGTGACGCTGGGCCTGGCCATCGCCGCCCTGGCCGGCACCCTGGGGCGCTTCCTCAGCGGCCTGCTGCTCGATCGAGGGGTGAACTGCGGCATCCCGGTGCTGCTGGCCTGCTTCGCGGCACTCGCAGCCGACAGCAACCTGTTCGCCGCCCGCAGCTTCCCGGCCTATGCCCAGGGCCAGGTGCTGATGGGCATCGCCATGGGGCTCTACTGGCCCGCCATCGAGCTGGCGGTGCCCCTGGGCTGCGCCAGCGGCAGCCGGCCGATCCCCTCGGCCCGGGGCTTTGCCCTGGCCCGCAGCGCCGATGCGGCCGGCGTGGCCCTCGGGGCCCTGATCGGCGCCCTGCTGGCCAGCCGCGGCCAGCTGCGCGGCATCTACCTGCTGGACATGCTCTGCCTGAGCACGATGGTGCTGCTGCTGCTGCTGCGCCGGCTGCCCGACCCACCGGCCCGCTCCAGGGGCAGGGGCAGCGGCGCGGACCACAGTTGGCGGCAGTGGCTGCCGCCGCTGCTGCCGGTGTTGCTGATCACCCTGCTGGCCACGGCCCTGCCGGCGCTGATGCAGAGCGCCCTGCCCCTCGATCTGGTGCGCGGCGGCCTGCGCCGGGCCGCCATGGCGCCCGGGCTGGGGGCGCTGCTGATCGGCCTGCAGCTGGGGCTGCTGCTGCTCCTGCAGTGGCCGGTGGGCCGGTGGCTGGCCGGGCGGCCGGTGGCCACCGGGCTGGCGCTGAGTCTGGCCTGTTTCGCCCTGGGCACCGCCACTCTGGCGCTGTCGGCCCTCTCCAGCCAGGGCCTGTGGCTGGTGGCCCTGGCCCAGGTGCCCCTCGCCCTCGGCCTGGCGGCCTTTCTGCCCACCGCCACTGAAGCGGTGATCGAGCTCACGCCGGCGGAGCACCAGGGGGTGGCCATGGCCCTGTTCTCCCAGTGCTTCGCCATCAGCAGCCTGCTGGCTCCTCCCCTGGCGGGGCTGGCCCTCGACCACCAGGGCCACGGCAGCGGCCTGTGGCTGCTGTTCGCCCTGCTCTGCCTGCCGGGCTTCCAGCTGGCCAGGCGGCTCAGGCCGGTGGCGTCTGCTGGCTGAGCCAGGCCTCGTGGGGCAGGGGCTCGGTGCCGTATTCCCAGTCGTCGTAGTCGGGATCGTTGCGGATCTGCCGGTGCCGTTCCTTCTGCACCTCAAAGTCATGGGGATGCTCCCCGGGGGCGGGGGCTGGGGCTGGGGCGTCGGGGGTGGCGGGCTGGGGGTTGCTGGTCATCTCGGCTCCGGCTCGGGCTCTGGACTGATTCTGGGGCACCTGCTCAGACGTTGAACAGGAACTCCATCACGTCACCTTCGGCCACCACGTACTCCTTGCCCTCGGCGCGCAGCCAGCCCCTGTTGCGGGCCTCGGCCAGGGAGCCCGCCTCCAGCAGCTGCTGGGTGCCGATGGTCTGGGCGCGGATGAAGCCCCGCTCGAAGTCGGTGTGGATCACGCCGGCGGCCTGCGGGGCGGTCATGCCGGCGCGGATGGTCCAGGCGCGGGTTTCCTTCTCGCCCGTGGTGAAGTAGGTGCGCAGGCCCAACAGGCTGTAGGTGGCGCGGATCAGGCTCTGCAGGCCGCCCTCCTCCACGCCGAGGCCCGCCAGAAATTCAGCCCGGTCCTCCTCCGGCAGCTCGATCAGCTCGGCTTCCACCTGGGCGCTGATGCGCACCGTGCCGGCCCCTTCCTTCTCCGCCAGGGCGGCCACCTCCTCGCAGTAGGCGTTGCCACTGGCCAGCTCGTCTTCGCTCACGTTGGTGGCGTAGATGATCGGCTTGGCGGTGAGCAGCCCCAGGGGCTTCACCATCGCGGCTTCCTCCTCGCTGAGGGCCACGCTGCGGGCGGCGCCACCGGCCTCCAGCACCGCCTGGATGCGCTCCAGAGCGGCATCCTCGGCCTGGGCCTCCTTGCTGGTGCGCACCTGTTTCTTCAGGCGCTCCCGCCGTTTCTCCACCTGGGCCAGATCGGCCAGGCCCAGCTCCAGGTTGATCACCTCGGCGTCGCGGGCCGGGCCCACCGAGCCGCTCACGTGGATCACGTCGTCGTTCTCGAAGCAGCGCACCACGTGCACGATCGCGTCGACTTCGCGGATGTTGGCCAGGAATTTGTTGCCCAGGCCCTCGCCCTGGCTGGCGCCCTTCACCAGGCCGGCGATGTCCACAAACTCCACCTTGGTGGGGATGATCTCCTTGCTGCCGCTCAGATCCGAGAGCTGCTGCAAGCGGGCATCGGGCACCGACACGATGCCCGAATTGGGCTCGATCGTGCAGAAGGGGTAGTTGGCGGCTTCCGCCTGGGCATTCGCCACCAGGGCGTTGAACAGGGTCGACTTGCCCACGTTGGGCAGACCGACGATTCCGGCTTTGAGCATGGCTGAAATCTATGGGGCCACGGGCCGACGGGCCGCCGCAAGCAGCGCAGTCCAGGGGCCGGGACGCGAGACTGGAGCCAGTGATCGCCAGGCCGATTCCCAGCCGCACCCCCGCCAGCCCCACTCCGCACCGCCCCCCCATGCCGCTGCCCAACGGCGCGGGCCGCCCTGGCCCGGCCCGGACCAACGGGGAACAGCCTGCAACCACCGGATCGCAGGGACGTCCCTGGTGGCGCCGCAGGCGCCTGTGGGCCGGGGCCGTGGCCGCCGGCCTGCTGCTGGGCGGCGCGGGCCTGTGGCTGCGGCAGCGGAGCACCACCACCGATGCCGCCATTGAGCCCTTCACCGTGCTGGCCCGCTCCGGAGATCTGCCAGGTGTGGTGAATGCCGCCGCCGAACTGGAGGCGGAACAGCGGGTGAATGTGAGCCCGAAGCGCCAGGGCATCCTGGAGGAACTGTTCGTGGAGGAGGGCGACCGGGTGGAGACCGGCCAGCCCCTGGCGCGCATGGATGCCGGCGACCTGCAGGAGCGCCTGCGGGAGCTCAAGGCCCAGCTGATCTCCGCCCAGGCCCAGCTGGAGCGCAGCCGCAGCGAGCTGGAGCGCAATGAGCGGCTCTACCGCCAGAACGCCATCAGCCTGAGCGATTACAACACCGTGCGCAGCACCTTCCTGGTGGAGCAGGCTGCCGTGAACGCCGCCCGCCAGCGGCTGGAGGCCCGCCGGGTGGAGCAGGCCGACCTGATCGTGCGCGCCCCCTTCGCCGGCGTCGTCACCCAGCGCTTCGCCGACCCCGGTGCCTTCGTCACCCCCACCACCACCGCATCCGCCACCGCCGGTGCCACCAGTTCCTCGATCGTGGAGCTCTCCCAGGGGCTGGAGGTGGTGGCCAAGGTGCCGGAGAGCGATATCGGCCGGGTGCGCCAGGGCCAGCAGGCCAGCGTGCGGGTGGACGCCTTCCCCGATCGCCGCTTCGCCGCCCGCGTCAAGCGGATCACACCCCGGGCCGTGAAGCTGAACAACGTCACCTCCTTCGACGTGTTTCTGCAGTTCGTGGAGCCCACTCCCGAGCTGCGCATCGGCATGACCGCCGATGTGGGCTTCCAGACCGGCCTGCTCCAGGCCCGCACCCTGGTGCCCACCGTGGCAATCGTCACCGAGAACGGCCAGCCCGGCGTGCTGCTGGTGGGCAAGGACCGCAAACCCAGCTTCCAGCCCGTGGAACTGGGCAGCAGCGGCGGCAAGGACACGGAAATCCTCTCCGGCCTCGAACCGGGCACCCGCATTTTCATCGACCTGCCGCCGGGCGCCCGGCGCCGCGGCTGATCAGACCGCCAGGAACGATCGGGCGGCCGCCACGATCCGGCCGGAGGCCTGGCCGTCGCCGAAGGGATTGACCGCCCTGGCCATGGCCTCGTAGGCCTGGCCGTCCGTGAGCAGGTTGCTGGCCGAGGCCACGATGTCGGCCGTGGCGGTGCCGATCAGCCTGGCGGTGCCGGCGTCCACCGCCTCGGGCCGCTCGGTGGTGCGGCGCAGCACCAGCACCGGCTTGCCCAGGGCCGGCGCCTCCTCCTGCAGCCCGCCGGAATCGGTGAGCACCAGGGTGCAGCCGCGCATGGCCGCCACCAGCTGGTCGTAGTCGAGCGGTTCGGTGAGGAAGGCGCGCGGATGGCTGCCCAGCAGGGCCTGCAGCGGCTCACGCACGGTGGGGTTGCGGTGCAGCGGCAGCAGCAGGGCCGTGTCGGGGAAGCGCTGCAGCAGCTCCAGGAAGCCGGCGCCGATCTCGCCCAGGCGCTCGCCCCAGTTCTCGCGCCGGTGCACGGTGGCCAGGATCACCCGCTGCCCCTGCCAGTCGAGGCCTGGCAGCTCGAGCCGCGGCGCCTGCTCGGCCATCTGCAGCAGGGCATCGATCACCGTGTTGCCGGTGACCAGCACCTCCCCCACCACCCCGGAGG encodes:
- a CDS encoding MFS transporter, with protein sequence MAGHRARALAWWHQFPAPLREVASLRLIGSIGAGAVLYLTPLVFHQEAFSASSVTLGLAIAALAGTLGRFLSGLLLDRGVNCGIPVLLACFAALAADSNLFAARSFPAYAQGQVLMGIAMGLYWPAIELAVPLGCASGSRPIPSARGFALARSADAAGVALGALIGALLASRGQLRGIYLLDMLCLSTMVLLLLLRRLPDPPARSRGRGSGADHSWRQWLPPLLPVLLITLLATALPALMQSALPLDLVRGGLRRAAMAPGLGALLIGLQLGLLLLLQWPVGRWLAGRPVATGLALSLACFALGTATLALSALSSQGLWLVALAQVPLALGLAAFLPTATEAVIELTPAEHQGVAMALFSQCFAISSLLAPPLAGLALDHQGHGSGLWLLFALLCLPGFQLARRLRPVASAG
- the ychF gene encoding redox-regulated ATPase YchF, which translates into the protein MLKAGIVGLPNVGKSTLFNALVANAQAEAANYPFCTIEPNSGIVSVPDARLQQLSDLSGSKEIIPTKVEFVDIAGLVKGASQGEGLGNKFLANIREVDAIVHVVRCFENDDVIHVSGSVGPARDAEVINLELGLADLAQVEKRRERLKKQVRTSKEAQAEDAALERIQAVLEAGGAARSVALSEEEAAMVKPLGLLTAKPIIYATNVSEDELASGNAYCEEVAALAEKEGAGTVRISAQVEAELIELPEEDRAEFLAGLGVEEGGLQSLIRATYSLLGLRTYFTTGEKETRAWTIRAGMTAPQAAGVIHTDFERGFIRAQTIGTQQLLEAGSLAEARNRGWLRAEGKEYVVAEGDVMEFLFNV
- a CDS encoding efflux RND transporter periplasmic adaptor subunit, with the translated sequence MPLPNGAGRPGPARTNGEQPATTGSQGRPWWRRRRLWAGAVAAGLLLGGAGLWLRQRSTTTDAAIEPFTVLARSGDLPGVVNAAAELEAEQRVNVSPKRQGILEELFVEEGDRVETGQPLARMDAGDLQERLRELKAQLISAQAQLERSRSELERNERLYRQNAISLSDYNTVRSTFLVEQAAVNAARQRLEARRVEQADLIVRAPFAGVVTQRFADPGAFVTPTTTASATAGATSSSIVELSQGLEVVAKVPESDIGRVRQGQQASVRVDAFPDRRFAARVKRITPRAVKLNNVTSFDVFLQFVEPTPELRIGMTADVGFQTGLLQARTLVPTVAIVTENGQPGVLLVGKDRKPSFQPVELGSSGGKDTEILSGLEPGTRIFIDLPPGARRRG
- the wecB gene encoding UDP-N-acetylglucosamine 2-epimerase (non-hydrolyzing), whose amino-acid sequence is MPLVTIVLGTRPEAIKLAPVIRAFQRAPQFRTRVVLTGQHREMVSQVMELFAIQADHDLALMAPKQTLTHITCAALQGLKEDFTSHRPDLVLVQGDTTTAFASALAAFYEQIPVGHVEAGLRTDNLLDPFPEEANRRLISQLAQLHFAPTERSAANCRASGVVGEVLVTGNTVIDALLQMAEQAPRLELPGLDWQGQRVILATVHRRENWGERLGEIGAGFLELLQRFPDTALLLPLHRNPTVREPLQALLGSHPRAFLTEPLDYDQLVAAMRGCTLVLTDSGGLQEEAPALGKPVLVLRRTTERPEAVDAGTARLIGTATADIVASASNLLTDGQAYEAMARAVNPFGDGQASGRIVAAARSFLAV
- a CDS encoding ABC transporter substrate-binding protein, whose amino-acid sequence is MRLIPRLAAGLIGLTTLLLPALQGCQVQRRSDRLVVATSARVGSLDPVRASTFGATQLLSALGDPLYRLGPNGQLEPALATALPQVSGDGLTVRIPLRRGVRFHDGTPFDAAAMVFSLERFLAIGTLSYLLDDRIAAVRASGSHELELRLKRPTTVLPELLSTINLTPVSPTAYREHADKALIDRFVGTGPYRLTAFSDQQQRLEPFADYWGTRPRNSGIDLISLGNSTALFGAMGSGEVDVLLSTGLHEDHQQALQQRAERGALRQGEGPALEIGYITLHTDQPPFNDVRLRRALAHSLDRRRIGERVSQGLRPALRNLVPPAVSDSGQDLWPAYAPATARQLFREAGYCDGRRLELPLTFRSNIPSDRLMVLTWQAQLARDLDDCIVLQPNGMESTTVYRQLGEGAFAAVMLDWRGAVPDPEAYLFPLISCSEAEGGRCLKGESALSGSFWTEPGLQQQLVRSEGLAGDARRRLLLEIERRTARAAPYLPLWLVTPRAWAQAALATPQFDGNGRLLLQNLERQP
- a CDS encoding ABC transporter permease: MSRRRALIRYLAARLALVPVMLWLIASLVFLLLRVAPGDPVDAVLGTRAPEAARAALRSQLGLDRSLLEQYGQFLGNLLRGNLGESLNSQEPVARIIGQSLPASLELGITALLLAAVVGLAVGFSGIARPEGKLDLAGRLYGVGTYALPPFWAAMLVQLVFAVWLGWLPVGGRFPPTLVPPSGSGFYLLDSLRQGLGGGDWQALAGSLRHLTLPACTLALLLSGIFTNALRLNLRRALGSDYVEAARSRGIGERQVVLRHALPNALLPVLTITGITVASLIGGALLIEVTFSWPGIAFRLQEAIAQRDYPLVQGIVVVVAALVVLVTVTVDLLVALLDPRVRF
- a CDS encoding alpha/beta hydrolase — its product is MLVLLPWGWWCPARAADELLVQIEGLEIPIDLRELEAWSRQPEQQRGSQVVWLNLLDAKARQGLSRLLRAPLLLDRSFGRELLQSWTGQPLLREAGQLLQGVDGENLAPQLQSTLEQLFDRQSEVSSLDLLRALPAERLVLRVDGLLDLAARLRDQLRHQALAVEAVRRQGLPLRRSRSLLPQGQPPGRPQQQLLPVAHRVSPLPLELWPARGGADQRPLLVLMPGLGGSSSQLSWLAGALAERGWPVLVVEHPGSDEAAVKAALEGAAPPPGAESLPARLADLQAVLVARREGRLGLAGDSRLEDGVVLIGHSLGGLAALMATGLVPEAGLSQRCEQALVALPLTNVSRLLQCQLPTITGDGAPEGLAAAPVGTDAVPQLEGSPLRGVVTFNGFGSLLWPRHGLAGLPVPVLMVGGSLDLITPPVPEQLGLLLSSRHPGSRLVLVDGASHFSPVRLSAEERPLFQLGRELVGEEPERVQALLLQLTLEFLESGRQPALLSAQRRDHAGVSAYVLDAAAARRWQGTMGASGAALKPIRTAPEGRAAPPAGPP